The following coding sequences are from one Haploplasma axanthum window:
- the istB gene encoding IS21-like element helper ATPase IstB, translating to MKTIEQLASILKLANIRDNYQSIISEAMDNNASYEDFLKLVLTSETRARESNGINRRIRIAKYPHLKYLHDLKLESFPIEVSNQIRELQSLRFLDEGRNVILVGNPGVGKTHTAIGLGIAANMKSKNVLYITVPNLITELKESMTLNQLTNYKKRFISYDLVILDELGYIGFDKEGSELLFNLLSMRNETKSIIITTNLAFTRWEEIFGDPTLTAAMVDRLAHKATVINIKGDSYRIKETKEWLSN from the coding sequence ATGAAAACAATTGAGCAATTAGCAAGTATTTTAAAACTAGCAAATATAAGAGATAATTACCAAAGTATTATTAGTGAAGCAATGGATAATAATGCAAGTTATGAAGACTTCTTAAAACTAGTATTAACTAGTGAAACAAGAGCTAGAGAATCAAATGGTATTAACCGCAGAATTAGAATAGCTAAATATCCACACCTTAAATATCTACATGATCTTAAACTAGAATCATTTCCAATTGAGGTATCTAATCAAATTAGAGAACTTCAATCATTAAGATTTTTAGATGAAGGCAGAAATGTAATATTAGTAGGTAATCCTGGAGTTGGTAAAACACATACAGCAATAGGTTTAGGTATCGCCGCTAATATGAAAAGCAAAAATGTTTTATACATAACAGTACCTAATTTAATTACTGAATTAAAGGAATCAATGACACTAAACCAACTTACAAATTATAAAAAAAGGTTCATCAGTTATGACTTAGTCATATTAGATGAACTCGGTTATATTGGTTTTGATAAAGAAGGTAGTGAATTATTATTTAATTTACTTTCTATGAGAAATGAGACTAAGTCTATAATCATTACTACTAACTTAGCATTTACTAGGTGGGAAGAAATATTTGGTGATCCAACACTTACTGCAGCTATGGTTGATAGATTAGCACACAAAGCTACAGTTATAAATATTAAGGGTGACTCATATAGAATTAAAGAAACAAAGGAATGGTTAAGTAATTAA
- the istA gene encoding IS21 family transposase: MVSIYMKNDILSLKRNGMSNRKIALTLNISKDTVNKYVKEMKVITKLIENESDKSKIIELQKELVSAPVRKGVSVRKVFSGELEHRFYELLKQDEEKDLLLGLNKQKLTASLLHRKLRSEGFDVGITTIQIEYKRYKNKNKEAFIKQQYAPGFRAEYDFHEVKVLIDDQVKKLYQATITLPHSNYIFVKHYQNQKFESFIDSLVTFFEEINGVPKTMVFDNMRNVVSKFVYGGAKVYNEELIKLSNYYGFKIMTTNPRSGNEKGHVETSGKIARSELFTFNYKFYSLDNLRKYVVDEIFKINQDKVKVVNERVNLIKLPKAKYELGRLIQAKVNHESIIMIDSNYYSVPDSYVGENVYSNVYLEHINVYNLKHELIASHNKKVGKGEYTIDIFHFTTTFTKKPGALLNSIALKQAPKVIQTLFHKYFTTKPKDFIKLINENDIYELNELLIKLNNGHKLTTIKSMEITIEEVSSNQLSQISNLFNQGETIQ; the protein is encoded by the coding sequence ATGGTATCAATATACATGAAAAACGATATATTATCACTAAAGCGTAATGGAATGTCTAATCGTAAAATAGCATTAACATTAAATATTTCAAAAGATACAGTTAATAAATACGTTAAAGAAATGAAGGTTATAACAAAGTTAATAGAAAATGAATCAGATAAAAGTAAAATTATTGAATTACAAAAAGAGTTAGTAAGTGCACCTGTAAGAAAAGGGGTAAGTGTTAGAAAAGTTTTTAGTGGAGAGTTGGAACACAGATTTTATGAACTATTAAAACAAGATGAAGAAAAAGATTTATTACTTGGTTTAAACAAACAAAAACTAACTGCATCTCTTCTTCACCGTAAACTAAGATCAGAAGGTTTTGATGTTGGTATAACAACAATCCAAATTGAATATAAACGTTATAAAAATAAAAACAAGGAAGCTTTTATCAAACAGCAATATGCTCCAGGCTTTAGAGCTGAATATGACTTTCATGAAGTGAAAGTGTTAATTGATGATCAGGTAAAAAAATTATATCAAGCAACAATAACCCTACCTCACAGTAACTATATATTTGTTAAACATTATCAAAACCAGAAATTTGAATCATTTATTGACAGTTTAGTAACATTCTTCGAAGAAATTAATGGTGTACCTAAAACAATGGTTTTCGATAACATGAGAAATGTAGTAAGTAAATTTGTCTATGGTGGTGCTAAAGTTTATAATGAAGAGCTAATTAAATTATCTAACTATTATGGTTTTAAGATTATGACTACTAATCCAAGAAGCGGTAATGAAAAAGGACATGTAGAAACTAGCGGCAAAATAGCAAGAAGTGAACTATTTACCTTCAACTATAAATTTTATTCTTTAGATAATTTAAGGAAATATGTAGTTGATGAAATTTTTAAGATTAATCAAGATAAAGTAAAGGTAGTGAATGAAAGAGTTAATTTAATTAAACTACCAAAAGCCAAATATGAACTAGGAAGACTTATTCAAGCAAAAGTAAATCATGAATCAATAATAATGATTGATTCAAATTATTACTCAGTTCCTGATTCATATGTTGGTGAAAATGTCTATTCTAATGTTTATTTAGAACATATAAACGTTTATAACTTAAAACATGAACTAATAGCAAGCCATAATAAAAAAGTGGGCAAAGGAGAATATACTATCGATATATTCCACTTCACTACCACTTTCACGAAAAAGCCAGGTGCACTTTTAAACTCAATCGCTTTAAAGCAAGCACCAAAAGTTATCCAAACTCTTTTTCATAAATATTTTACCACAAAGCCAAAGGATTTCATTAAATTGATTAATGAAAATGATATTTATGAATTAAATGAGTTATTAATAAAACTTAATAATGGTCATAAACTAACAACTATTAAATCAATGGAAATTACTATTGAAGAAGTTAGTTCTAATCAATTAAGTCAAATATCAAATCTATTTAATCAAGGAGAAACTATACAATGA
- a CDS encoding RCC1 domain-containing protein, translating into MKIRKILGVISITVFLFFIVACNQNIQFTIYFDSNEGTTVSPITTDGKSTITIPNDPTKDGFEFGGWYWDNNTFNRPFTANSLLIAPISSNMTVYAKWKLIKVTPTTYEVRFVSNGGTYVSPMEVIDNTLMTYPQCSRTGYTLEGWYTSNDNGVTFDSKWNFFSDRIGTDMTLYAKWIINSYTISFNSNLGSSVTQITKDFNTSVSQPVDPIREGYMFGGWYRDAEFTQSFTFETMPAQNITLYAKWVPNLYEVTYHTVYEGSLYQISMSDDELIVKTELGSNFGVILTNQGRVFTWGKNTSGELGIGSTRDTYVTDITARFELEESDYIIDVSVGSFHVLALSNLGNIYVWGSNSYGNLGDGTTTSSKIPLNISSQFNLNSDTRIISIYTGLGSSAALTSDHQLWVWGRNDSGQLGIGTTNNQLTPMNITDSIQLNNDEYINQVSLGWNHSGLVTSQSRVWMWGDNSSGQLGNETKLDSLIPIEVTDYFVLDEGDTIEKIFLGKNTSSAITLTHEVFTWGSTHQIKLGLTFQEYYGIYSILKPHRVTQNFNFDEGEYAETISMGYEHTLVLSNLGRVYGMGNDTWGSLGGSNSYLPKNISKLLGFDDLNIIMIESNWYSSVMVSAEGNIYLLGSYYDHLGTGYDYIGAKSTKTLYMFNQVIEVKTKLVYYGELIDLSYLNLEGYTFDGWYTSNSYNLFISYSEMPSRNIIIYGIYKTN; encoded by the coding sequence ATGAAAATTAGAAAGATATTAGGTGTTATATCAATTACAGTATTCTTGTTTTTTATTGTTGCGTGTAATCAAAATATACAGTTTACAATTTATTTCGATTCTAATGAAGGAACCACTGTTAGTCCAATCACAACAGATGGCAAATCCACGATAACTATACCAAATGATCCGACAAAAGATGGATTTGAGTTTGGTGGATGGTATTGGGACAATAATACATTTAACAGACCTTTCACGGCAAATTCATTGCTTATTGCACCAATTTCAAGCAACATGACTGTTTATGCAAAATGGAAATTAATAAAAGTTACACCCACAACTTATGAAGTAAGATTTGTATCTAATGGTGGTACTTATGTATCACCAATGGAAGTTATAGATAATACACTTATGACATATCCTCAGTGCTCTAGAACCGGTTATACATTAGAAGGATGGTACACAAGTAATGATAATGGCGTTACTTTTGATTCTAAATGGAATTTTTTCTCTGATCGCATAGGAACTGATATGACATTGTATGCAAAATGGATAATCAATAGTTACACAATTAGTTTTAACTCCAATTTGGGATCTTCCGTAACTCAAATAACCAAAGATTTTAACACCAGTGTCTCTCAACCAGTAGATCCAATAAGAGAAGGATACATGTTCGGTGGTTGGTACAGAGATGCTGAATTTACTCAATCTTTTACATTTGAGACAATGCCAGCACAAAATATCACTCTTTATGCAAAGTGGGTACCAAATCTTTATGAAGTTACTTATCATACGGTTTATGAAGGGTCTTTGTATCAAATAAGCATGAGTGATGATGAATTAATAGTTAAAACGGAATTAGGAAGTAATTTTGGTGTTATTTTAACTAATCAAGGACGAGTATTTACATGGGGGAAAAACACTAGTGGTGAATTAGGTATTGGTTCAACTCGTGATACATATGTGACAGATATAACAGCACGATTTGAATTAGAAGAATCGGATTATATCATAGATGTATCAGTTGGATCATTCCATGTATTAGCTCTATCAAATTTAGGGAATATATATGTTTGGGGAAGTAATAGTTATGGTAATCTTGGTGACGGAACGACTACATCTTCAAAAATCCCTTTAAATATAAGTAGTCAGTTTAATTTAAATTCGGATACACGAATTATTTCGATTTATACTGGGCTAGGTAGTAGTGCAGCTTTAACGTCAGATCATCAGTTATGGGTATGGGGAAGAAATGATTCTGGTCAATTAGGTATTGGTACGACGAATAATCAATTAACTCCTATGAATATAACCGATAGTATACAACTAAATAACGATGAGTATATTAATCAGGTATCATTAGGATGGAATCACTCAGGACTTGTGACATCTCAGTCACGAGTATGGATGTGGGGTGACAATAGCAGTGGTCAATTAGGTAATGAAACTAAATTAGATTCACTCATTCCAATTGAAGTTACAGATTATTTCGTTTTGGATGAAGGGGATACAATTGAAAAAATATTTTTAGGAAAAAATACTTCGTCAGCTATCACATTGACTCATGAAGTATTTACTTGGGGATCAACCCATCAAATCAAATTAGGTTTAACCTTTCAAGAATATTATGGTATATACAGTATTTTAAAACCACATCGAGTTACTCAAAATTTTAATTTTGATGAAGGGGAATATGCAGAAACAATCTCTATGGGATATGAGCATACACTAGTGTTATCCAATTTGGGACGTGTTTATGGTATGGGCAATGATACTTGGGGATCATTAGGCGGAAGCAATTCTTACTTACCTAAAAATATAAGCAAACTATTAGGTTTTGATGATTTAAATATAATAATGATAGAATCTAATTGGTATAGTTCAGTGATGGTGAGTGCGGAGGGGAATATTTATTTGTTGGGCTCTTATTACGATCATTTAGGAACTGGGTATGATTATATTGGTGCTAAATCAACTAAAACACTTTATATGTTTAATCAGGTAATTGAAGTAAAAACAAAACTAGTATATTATGGTGAACTTATTGATTTATCGTATTTAAACTTAGAAGGTTACACTTTTGATGGTTGGTATACATCAAATAGCTATAACTTGTTTATTTCTTATAGTGAAATGCCCTCAAGAAATATTATAATATATGGTATATATAAAACTAATTAG